One Chitinophagales bacterium genomic window carries:
- a CDS encoding membrane protein, which translates to MKTYKLLNNLLGWFVFVIALAVYTSTLEPTASFWDCGEFISGAYKLEVVHPPGAPFFLLLGRIFSLFAPGPEYVAYMVNFSSGLFSALGIMFLFWITTAFARKAVIGKSREPSIMQTLSVMLTGLIAALCCTFSDTYWFSAVEGEVYALSTFFIILVFWGIMKWEASEDERYRDRWIILIAFFLGLALGVHLMSLLAIPAMAMVYYFKKYNPTPKGTLAALAIGTALLFLVYLGIVSKFINILAGLDLFFVNTLNLPFGSGVAFGVVLLVAAIVGGLVYAHRKNLPNLQTALLSLSMIFIGFSLYSVVVIRALAIPPIDMNKPADIFRLQSYLNREQYGDRPLLYGPHFNAYPIEIVKKGKRYYKGEDKYLDIGYKVDYKFDDKDMMFFPRMGSWQDERHVEAYRAILGLKENQNPTMADNIRFFLHYQVGFMWFRYFMWNFSGRQDDIQGRFDNNNGKWISGFKFLDEPRIGPTDNLPDELKNNKGRNVFYMIPFLLGLIGMIYFYRHDKNDFLVVLTLFMFTGILEVIFFNSPPFEPRERDYTLVGSFVTYCIWIGFGALAIFDFLKSKLPASVALGATFLLSLTAPALMAKDGYDDHDRSGRYTARDFAINYLESCAPNAILFTQGDNDTYPLWYAQEVEGIRTDVRVVNLSLLGVDWYIEQLKYKINDADPVKLIHTPDKYLGNRRDVIRYFDNKRIPQDVPVELKNVIQFIASDERNSKVPLSNGEMVNYLPTKFMKVTVDSATVVKNKVIPESMYGQMKKELLIKINRNNLLKNDLMVLDIIASNLWERPIYFAVSVSPDSYLGFQNYFQLEGLAYRIVPLEKEDRFGQGGHVATDIMFDNMMNKFKWGGIELKDTIEYTIATGETKSSVAQKFNVTEDELTFANPQATFAPNEKIKVVLPNPLYLDENILRMTMNLRSNFARLIEALLEEGKKEQARAALDRCIAVMPWQTVPYNIFMVRFPEFCYRLDDQAKARALIRLLVKKYSQDLQYYPDVLDIDPGAKRSIQQAMAVFQELIRVARIYKDTETEQELSAQFASFKDI; encoded by the coding sequence ATGAAAACCTATAAGCTGCTCAATAATCTATTAGGATGGTTTGTCTTTGTCATAGCGCTGGCGGTTTACACCTCTACCCTTGAGCCCACCGCCAGCTTCTGGGACTGCGGTGAATTTATTTCCGGTGCCTACAAGCTAGAGGTGGTACATCCGCCCGGGGCGCCTTTTTTTCTGCTGCTGGGAAGAATATTCAGCCTCTTTGCTCCCGGCCCTGAGTATGTGGCTTATATGGTAAACTTTTCATCCGGTTTGTTTAGCGCTCTGGGCATCATGTTCCTGTTCTGGATAACCACCGCCTTTGCCCGCAAAGCCGTCATAGGCAAAAGCAGGGAGCCCTCCATTATGCAAACTCTTTCGGTAATGCTCACAGGCCTTATCGCAGCCCTGTGCTGTACGTTTTCTGACACCTACTGGTTTTCGGCAGTGGAAGGTGAGGTATATGCCCTGTCCACATTTTTTATTATTCTGGTTTTCTGGGGCATTATGAAATGGGAGGCTTCTGAAGATGAGCGCTATCGCGACCGCTGGATTATTCTGATAGCTTTTTTCCTGGGGCTGGCTTTAGGTGTACACCTGATGAGTTTGCTGGCTATTCCCGCTATGGCCATGGTGTACTATTTCAAAAAATATAATCCCACCCCCAAAGGCACTCTGGCTGCTCTGGCAATCGGAACTGCCCTGCTGTTTCTGGTTTACCTCGGCATTGTCAGCAAGTTTATCAATATCCTTGCAGGACTGGATCTGTTTTTCGTAAACACGCTCAATCTACCCTTTGGTAGTGGAGTTGCTTTTGGTGTGGTGCTGCTGGTTGCTGCCATTGTAGGAGGGCTGGTGTATGCACATCGTAAAAACCTTCCTAATCTGCAAACGGCTCTCCTTTCACTATCTATGATTTTCATCGGATTCTCCCTTTACAGCGTGGTAGTAATCCGGGCTTTGGCCATCCCGCCTATAGACATGAACAAACCGGCCGATATTTTCAGGCTGCAGTCTTACCTTAACCGTGAGCAGTATGGTGACAGGCCGCTGCTTTACGGACCCCATTTTAACGCATATCCGATAGAAATTGTAAAGAAAGGTAAGCGCTACTACAAAGGTGAAGATAAATACCTTGATATCGGATATAAAGTGGATTACAAGTTTGACGATAAGGATATGATGTTTTTCCCACGTATGGGATCCTGGCAGGATGAGCGCCATGTTGAAGCCTACCGCGCCATTCTCGGGTTAAAGGAAAACCAGAATCCGACCATGGCTGATAATATTCGTTTTTTTCTCCATTATCAGGTTGGATTCATGTGGTTTCGCTATTTCATGTGGAATTTTTCGGGCAGGCAAGACGATATTCAGGGACGCTTTGATAACAACAACGGCAAATGGATAAGCGGATTTAAATTTCTGGATGAGCCCCGTATAGGCCCCACCGACAACCTGCCCGATGAGCTAAAAAACAATAAGGGCAGAAACGTATTTTACATGATACCCTTCCTGTTGGGCCTTATCGGCATGATTTACTTCTACCGGCACGATAAAAATGATTTTCTGGTGGTGCTCACGCTGTTTATGTTTACTGGTATCCTGGAAGTAATATTTTTTAACTCCCCTCCCTTTGAGCCCCGGGAGCGTGACTACACGCTGGTGGGATCATTTGTTACTTATTGCATATGGATCGGATTCGGTGCACTGGCAATATTTGACTTTCTAAAATCCAAATTGCCTGCCTCAGTAGCTCTGGGAGCAACCTTCCTTTTAAGCCTTACGGCACCTGCCCTGATGGCAAAAGATGGTTATGACGATCATGACCGCTCAGGCCGCTACACAGCCCGCGATTTTGCCATCAATTATCTGGAGTCATGCGCTCCCAATGCGATACTTTTCACCCAAGGTGACAATGACACCTATCCGCTCTGGTATGCCCAGGAAGTTGAGGGTATCCGTACAGATGTAAGAGTAGTTAACCTCAGCCTGCTGGGTGTGGATTGGTATATTGAACAACTGAAATACAAAATCAACGATGCCGACCCGGTTAAGCTCATCCATACCCCGGATAAATATCTCGGCAACAGACGGGATGTGATTCGCTATTTTGACAACAAAAGAATACCGCAGGATGTCCCGGTAGAACTAAAAAATGTGATTCAATTTATTGCCAGTGATGAACGCAATTCCAAGGTGCCTCTTTCAAACGGTGAAATGGTAAATTACCTCCCTACCAAATTCATGAAAGTAACCGTTGACTCCGCCACGGTGGTTAAAAATAAAGTCATCCCCGAATCCATGTATGGTCAGATGAAAAAGGAGTTGCTTATCAAAATTAATCGCAACAACCTGCTGAAAAATGACCTGATGGTGCTGGATATTATCGCCTCTAACTTATGGGAGCGCCCCATTTATTTTGCCGTATCTGTTTCTCCGGATTCCTATCTGGGTTTTCAAAACTATTTTCAACTGGAAGGATTAGCCTATCGCATCGTTCCCCTGGAGAAAGAAGACCGCTTCGGTCAGGGAGGGCATGTGGCTACCGACATCATGTTTGACAATATGATGAATAAATTTAAATGGGGCGGTATAGAGCTGAAAGACACTATAGAGTACACCATTGCTACCGGAGAAACAAAAAGCTCGGTAGCTCAAAAATTCAATGTCACGGAAGATGAGCTGACCTTTGCCAATCCGCAGGCCACTTTTGCACCTAATGAGAAAATCAAAGTGGTACTCCCCAATCCACTTTATCTGGATGAAAATATCCTGCGCATGACGATGAACCTCCGCAGCAACTTCGCACGGCTCATTGAAGCTCTGCTGGAAGAGGGGAAAAAAGAACAGGCTCGCGCTGCGTTGGACCGATGTATCGCTGTGATGCCCTGGCAAACCGTGCCGTACAACATCTTTATGGTGCGCTTTCCCGAGTTTTGCTATCGCCTGGATGACCAGGCTAAAGCCAGGGCACTTATACGGCTGCTGGTGAAAAAATACAGCCAAGACTTACAATACTATCCGGATGTGCTGGACATTGATCCGGGAGCAAAACGCAGCATTCAGCAGGCCATGGCTGTTTTCCAGGAGCTCATTCGGGTAGCACGAATCTATAAAGACACCGAAACAGAGCAGGAGCTGAGCGCCCAGTTTGCCTCCTTTAAGGACATTTAA